The window TAACCCAGCCTAAAGTTCAGATCATCCAGGGGCTGGCCGGCCACGCTAAATTCCATACCTTGCGTCATAACCGCATCCACATTGACCCAGTTCATATCCCAGGGCGGACGTCCCCGTCTTACATATTCAGCATTAATTAAATCCTCAATATCATTACGGAAATAAGAGAGCTTGGTCAGGAGCAGAGTTGAAAGGTTATACTCCGCGCCTACCTGATAACCAATGGATTTCTCAGGCTTGAGATCAGGATTCGCTTTGACCAGGAAAGGTCCCATGCGCCAGTCCTCTGCATACAACTTAACCAGGCTGGGAGCACGAAATGCGGTTCCCGCAGAAGCTCGCAATTTTAATCCTTCCATAACCTTATACATCAAGCTGGCCTTGGGATTAGTCTCTGTTCCCCAAAGGTCGTGATTATCCCCCCTGGCACCCAGAACTGCTGTTACCGGGCCAATATCCATTTCCGTCTGCAGCAGTCCACTGTGCAGGGTCTGATCCGCAGAATATTCTTTGCCCTGATCGTCTAATTTTTTGCTGTAATACGAATATCCACCGATAAGTGTGTAGTAATCAAACAAAGTACGGCTGTAATTGATTTCAGCATCATAATCATCGCCAATGTAATCAGTACTTTTATCCTCGGTGTAATGTTTATAATTTAATAATCCCCCCCGGAAATTTAATTTTGAATATTTGTCCGGAGTCCAATCAAACAGCATATTCAAACCCAGATGCTCCTGATTGCGGCCTTCATAATCCATCTTGTTTTTAGAGTAGGATGGTTTGACAGCTAATTTAACCTGGGGAGTAAATGAGTATTGCATGGTCCCTTGCACCATATCCTCGCTGTATTTATCGGTTTCCTTCTCAATGCCGTCGGACTGCCGGTGCGTATAATTTGCGGCCACCCCGAAATCTCCGGTCTTAATGCAGCCGCCTGCCTCATAAATCTGAGTCTGCCGGCTGCCCAAAGATGCGCCGGCTGAGGCTTGCATTTTTTCCGTCGCTGACTTAGTAATAATATTCACCACCCCGGCCATGGCATCGCTTCCGTAAAGCGCGGAACCCGGTCCTTTAACAATTTCAATTCTTTCAATCATTTCCACCGGGATTTGG is drawn from bacterium and contains these coding sequences:
- a CDS encoding TonB-dependent receptor, which gives rise to MQKYIAIVTMLGMVTWGMPAWAQQKIETTPVAEQTAPPVEEQSAPVAESAVPVEIPAASAEKEMSNFNLDTLVISATRTEHKLGDVPVTTEIITKEDIQARGVKTVQDALRGLPGIKINKSCGSWGDKGKIEIQGLDASQTLILVDGQRAVGGHANAVDLNQIPVEMIERIEIVKGPGSALYGSDAMAGVVNIITKSATEKMQASAGASLGSRQTQIYEAGGCIKTGDFGVAANYTHRQSDGIEKETDKYSEDMVQGTMQYSFTPQVKLAVKPSYSKNKMDYEGRNQEHLGLNMLFDWTPDKYSKLNFRGGLLNYKHYTEDKSTDYIGDDYDAEINYSRTLFDYYTLIGGYSYYSKKLDDQGKEYSADQTLHSGLLQTEMDIGPVTAVLGARGDNHDLWGTETNPKASLMYKVMEGLKLRASAGTAFRAPSLVKLYAEDWRMGPFLVKANPDLKPEKSIGYQVGAEYNLSTLLLTKLSYFRNDIEDLINAEYVRRGRPPWDMNWVNVDAVMTQGMEFSVAGQPLDDLNFRLGYTYLQTEDKETGKELTCKPQHKLDFSASYRIPFIDVLLVAEAEYVGERFEDAENEDQLDAYTLFNLALSRNILDYVDIFVRADNLSGEKNITDEYDIDGTSVLAGLKVKF